AGTTGTCTATTTGTTCAAAATGGCATTCTGCAAGCCGTGATTTGGACACAGATGATCCAATATCTTCTTTACGGTCGAGGAACCGATACGAATGCCGAGCTTCTTGAATTCGCCTATGATCCTTCGGTAAGCCCAGCGCGGGATCTCCTCCGCCATGCGCAAGACGAGATTGACCATGGCCATCGGGGCGCAAGGCCGACCGGCACGTTTGAAGACGATACCGCGCTTGGATTGTCGAACCCTTTTCCGATACGTCTCCGGCTGGACTACGCGCATCACCTCCGCAACATCGTGGTTGATCTGCCCGCCCCAGCGAAGAAGGCTTTCTCTTGCGGAGTTGGTACAATACGGCTTAAAACTTGCGCAAAATGTTGGTGTGGCGGTCGCCTTGTTCACGGTGCATGTCGTAGAACGCTTTGGTTCAACAGCACCAGGGGGGCGAGGAGTAGGCAAACAGGTGCATGACGTCGCGCCGCTATTTTATGAAATCCGCGAAAGCGGCTGTTGTATCCGGCGTCACACCTCGACGGTTTCGCGGCGTTCGGTTTCGACGAAGGGGAGTTCCTGCGGTTCCGGGAAATGTTCCGGAGTGGGCTGGATCTCGCACTTGTCGCCGTCGCAGAAAATGTCCTGGGCTTCTTTGGTGTTCAATGCGCTGAAGTCGAGGGGCTTGAGCTTGGAGACGGCCAGCAGGTAGGCTTCGCGGGTTATCTCCTGATAGGGCGCCTGGGGGTAGTTGTGATCGGTGAGCGGCAGAAAACTGATGGATTTCAAGCGTGTTTCGTACAGTTCGAGAATATTCGGGATGTCGTCGGCTTCTTCGGGCTTGAAGGTCACGGTGGCGCTGACTTGGTTGTCGGCCCAGTAATACTGCATCTGCGCGATGTTCTCGACTTGTTCCCAGATCGAAACATTGCGCTTGGAACGCTTGAAGTTGCGTTGTTCGACGGGGAAATACACAACAAGCGTGTTGTCGCCGTACACGGATTCCTCGATGCGGTAGCCGGCGCGGCGGATCGGCTCGACGAGCGGGCTGGTCTTGTCGAGGCGAATGGTCCGCATATAATATTTCGAGTGCGCGTAATGGATGCCCGGCGTGACGCCCGGCAGCAGCGACACGGTGCCGCTTGGCTTGATGCTGGTTTTCTTGATGCTTTCAGGAATGCACAGCCATTGCGAATAAATCTTGTCGAGATTGCAGATGTAGGCATAGCCCTTGTCGCACCAGTTGAAATGCGCTCGGCGTCCGTGTTTCTCGAAGGATTCGATGATGCCGGATTGCGACAGGCCGATGCGGCGGTTGCGCAGCATGATCGCGTTGGTGCGCTCGTTGTGCGTCGGGACCAGCGTAACCGTTTTGGCGTAAAGATAGGCGAATTTCAGGGTGCGCTCGTATTCCTCGAAGGAATCGTGCAGCGACGGGAAGGTCTCAACCAAGTTGCAAATCTCGTAGGATTCAAGGCTTTGCTCGGCGCAGGGATTCGTCCCGGCGACCTTGGCGTCGGCCCATGTTTCGCCATCCTTGAAGCGCCCGTAGGCGCGGGCGTTCTCGCGCCAGAAATAACCCGGCTCGCCGTTTTTTGCGGTCTGCGTGCCGACTTCCTGGTAATCCATGCCGGTTTCGGCGGAGACGCTGTTGTTGGACGCCCAGCGCCAAAGTTTGAGTTGTTCGGGGTATAGATTCGGATCCTTCAGTTTGAGGTATTCGGCGTCTTCCGGTGCGCCGAGGGCGAGTTCGGCGGTCCGCCGAACGCCCCCCGACACGACGCATTTGCCGATGACATTCATCAGGTCCGTGATGTCCGTCGAGGAGATGCGTTGTCCGATGCGTGGTTTCAGCACGCGGTCAATGTTGCCGATGCACTCGATCAGCGGGCCGGGGCCCGGCGCGATGCCGCCGAAGGTTTTGATGGGCGAACCGACGGGGCGTATCCGGGAAAAGTCGAGTTTGGCG
This genomic window from Candidatus Hydrogenedentota bacterium contains:
- a CDS encoding fused protease/ribonucleoside-triphosphate reductase; this translates as MFRVSETFRLSDDFVASFRGKQPKWGPLGYITFKRTYARVVSDDSNRTEEYWETVRRVVEGCYTIQMNHCRSLKLPWNNAKAQRSAQEMFRLMWAFKFLPPGRGLWMMGTDYIWERGSAALNNCAFVSTDEIEVSFAEPFCFLMDMSMLGVGVAFDTKGAGKIFIQRPVVSDETFVVEDSKEGWCEAVRCLLESYAGTRPRPAKLDFSRIRPVGSPIKTFGGIAPGPGPLIECIGNIDRVLKPRIGQRISSTDITDLMNVIGKCVVSGGVRRTAELALGAPEDAEYLKLKDPNLYPEQLKLWRWASNNSVSAETGMDYQEVGTQTAKNGEPGYFWRENARAYGRFKDGETWADAKVAGTNPCAEQSLESYEICNLVETFPSLHDSFEEYERTLKFAYLYAKTVTLVPTHNERTNAIMLRNRRIGLSQSGIIESFEKHGRRAHFNWCDKGYAYICNLDKIYSQWLCIPESIKKTSIKPSGTVSLLPGVTPGIHYAHSKYYMRTIRLDKTSPLVEPIRRAGYRIEESVYGDNTLVVYFPVEQRNFKRSKRNVSIWEQVENIAQMQYYWADNQVSATVTFKPEEADDIPNILELYETRLKSISFLPLTDHNYPQAPYQEITREAYLLAVSKLKPLDFSALNTKEAQDIFCDGDKCEIQPTPEHFPEPQELPFVETERRETVEV